A portion of the Mycobacterium paraseoulense genome contains these proteins:
- a CDS encoding CaiB/BaiF CoA transferase family protein, which yields MTAASPAQERPLADLLVVDLSTTLAGAYASQFLADCGAEVILVEPPDGSSVRQLPGWPALLRGKRSVTLDVHEPADRRRLWQLLESADVLVTTARPADGGRLGLTPDLLTQRCPRLVHASITGWGSKGPWRNYKGWEALVLAKIGIMHEKRGVTPRKGPAYVSATYASWGAAHAAVQGILAALIERDSSGRGQVVESNLVTGVGANDTWNWFNELVLNRYPGAFEPMGAVYDEQSRPLIHLVYSVLVAPTKDGRWLQFAQVSPRLMHAWLTELDLLTELADPKWEGFPMLPTQELRTEFWDLMIGRVRQRTLAEWQQAFDANENLSAEIFRTPSESLNHPQTLHQGRAVTVDDPELGPVRQPSTLIHSDGQPLTALRPAPRVGQHNASVWGLRRESPSLAAADDVAAGLPLYGVTILEFGSMFAGPYGATLLTDLGARVIKIEPLDGDNIRGMLPFPEAGGAKVLQGKESCAVDFTKPEGLSLVYELVKRCDIVVQCFRGHAAERAKIDEATLKAINPDLVVLSTSGYGLDGPFGHRPAYAPSIAAASGLAVLDSGDAMHPPTDLDDLHRTAATLFSGGTISAVQADGIAALGVASALLVCLYAKRRGIDMHHTETTMLGTVQNALIWSNISYPDQPAVPTADAEFLGLTALYRLYRAADGWVFLAAPLAREWEPFAKAMQSYVDLLADERFVDPASRTHNDDVLTHLLEQVFLAKTKLEWERELTAQDVGCVEVAERNSGTVLQSDTCRDAGYSVEADSPIFDKHLRLAPLYRFSRSLTKASGGCTTGQHTAAILREIGIDDNQIADLRSRGIIACG from the coding sequence ATGACAGCAGCAAGTCCGGCACAGGAGCGGCCCCTCGCTGATTTGCTGGTTGTCGATTTGTCCACCACCCTGGCGGGCGCATACGCCTCGCAGTTCCTCGCCGATTGCGGCGCCGAGGTGATCCTGGTGGAACCGCCCGACGGCAGCTCCGTCCGGCAGCTCCCCGGATGGCCCGCACTGTTACGCGGCAAACGTTCAGTCACGCTCGATGTCCACGAACCTGCCGACCGTCGACGACTGTGGCAGCTGCTAGAGAGCGCCGACGTGCTCGTGACAACGGCGCGCCCGGCGGACGGGGGCCGCCTCGGACTCACGCCCGATTTGCTGACGCAGCGCTGCCCCAGACTTGTGCACGCGTCAATTACCGGGTGGGGATCGAAAGGGCCGTGGCGGAACTACAAGGGCTGGGAAGCGTTGGTCCTGGCCAAAATCGGAATCATGCACGAGAAGCGTGGCGTCACACCACGAAAGGGGCCTGCCTACGTTTCGGCCACCTATGCCTCTTGGGGAGCGGCGCACGCCGCCGTGCAAGGAATTCTGGCAGCACTGATCGAGCGGGATTCCAGCGGTCGCGGTCAAGTCGTCGAATCCAATCTCGTAACGGGGGTGGGTGCGAACGACACGTGGAACTGGTTCAACGAATTGGTGCTCAACCGGTACCCGGGCGCCTTCGAACCAATGGGCGCCGTGTACGACGAACAGAGCCGCCCGCTGATCCATCTGGTGTATTCGGTCTTGGTGGCCCCGACCAAAGACGGTCGCTGGTTGCAGTTCGCCCAGGTATCGCCCCGGTTGATGCATGCGTGGCTGACCGAGCTCGACCTGTTGACCGAACTTGCGGACCCGAAGTGGGAGGGCTTTCCCATGCTGCCCACGCAAGAACTGCGCACGGAATTCTGGGACCTGATGATCGGACGGGTCAGACAGCGCACTCTCGCCGAGTGGCAGCAGGCTTTCGATGCAAACGAGAATCTAAGTGCCGAGATTTTCCGCACACCCAGCGAGTCACTGAATCATCCCCAGACTCTTCATCAAGGCCGCGCTGTGACTGTGGACGACCCCGAGCTTGGCCCGGTGCGCCAGCCGTCGACGTTGATCCACTCCGATGGCCAGCCACTCACGGCGTTGCGTCCAGCTCCGCGCGTCGGGCAGCACAATGCGTCAGTGTGGGGGTTGCGCCGGGAGTCGCCCAGCCTCGCTGCTGCTGACGACGTCGCCGCGGGGCTTCCCCTGTATGGGGTGACGATCCTCGAATTCGGTTCGATGTTCGCCGGGCCCTACGGCGCCACGCTGCTTACTGACCTCGGTGCGCGGGTGATCAAGATCGAACCGCTCGATGGCGACAACATCCGAGGCATGCTTCCCTTCCCGGAGGCTGGTGGCGCAAAGGTGCTGCAAGGCAAGGAAAGCTGCGCGGTCGACTTCACCAAACCAGAGGGGCTCAGCCTGGTATACGAGCTGGTAAAGCGTTGCGACATCGTCGTTCAGTGCTTCCGCGGGCATGCAGCTGAACGGGCCAAGATCGACGAAGCCACACTAAAGGCGATAAACCCCGATTTGGTAGTCCTGAGCACCTCCGGCTACGGACTCGACGGGCCATTCGGACATCGACCCGCGTACGCTCCATCCATCGCTGCGGCGTCGGGTCTGGCCGTTCTCGACAGCGGCGACGCAATGCACCCGCCGACCGACCTAGATGATCTGCACCGCACGGCCGCCACGCTGTTCTCCGGCGGAACAATTTCGGCGGTGCAGGCCGACGGTATCGCCGCATTGGGTGTCGCCTCTGCATTGCTCGTGTGCCTTTACGCGAAGCGGCGCGGCATCGATATGCACCACACCGAAACAACCATGCTGGGCACGGTTCAGAACGCGCTGATCTGGTCGAACATCAGCTATCCCGACCAGCCGGCGGTGCCGACAGCCGACGCGGAGTTCCTCGGCCTCACGGCCCTCTACCGGCTGTACCGCGCCGCCGACGGTTGGGTGTTTCTCGCCGCGCCCCTGGCGCGAGAATGGGAACCTTTCGCGAAGGCCATGCAGTCCTACGTCGACCTGCTGGCCGACGAGCGTTTCGTCGACCCCGCATCACGCACACACAACGACGACGTCTTGACGCACCTCTTGGAACAGGTCTTCCTGGCAAAGACCAAACTCGAATGGGAGCGAGAGCTGACCGCACAGGACGTCGGATGCGTCGAGGTCGCCGAACGCAATTCGGGTACCGTCCTACAAAGTGATACGTGCCGCGATGCTGGGTATTCTGTGGAGGCCGACAGTCCCATCTTCGACAAACATCTTCGGCTGGCACCCCTTTATCGGTTCTCCCGGTCGTTGACAAAGGCCAGCGGAGGCTGCACCACGGGTCAGCACACGGCCGCAATTTTGCGCGAGATCG